From Heliangelus exortis chromosome 11, bHelExo1.hap1, whole genome shotgun sequence:
GTTACTGTGCCAcatgctgtgctgcctgctgctccttttgTCACTGTGCTGTATTTTGTACCTGTGTTGTCTATCTTTTATGCTCACTATTCCTATGTCATGAGATGTATGCTACTGCTACTCTGATGAAGGCGAAAGACCAAATCCTCTCCAAAAGGGCGATGAAGAAGAGTCTTCTGCAGAAGGTTGAGCAGCAAGCCCTTGTGAGGTAGCTCTTCCCTCATTACAAAAGGAGGAACCTGAGCCAGAAAGAAACATTcaatcctttcttctgaaggactTGTGAAATGTACAGAAGGACTTTGGCTGGGATGAAGCTGAGACACTTGGCACCTGCTTGCTTTGGTGTTgggttggtggtgctggtgcAATCTACTGAAATAATAGAGAAGGCAGACAGTTGGGAAAGCTGTCCAGAGATGGAGGCATGGATCAAGCAATTGGGAAGAAAGTAAATGCTCTCAGCCTCTGGAGGAAGCTTCTGGCTTAAGATAAGATATCGATGGAACACTATTTGGCAGCATTCCTCTGGGAACACTATTTGGCATCTCCCATTCATGGCTCACTATTTGGCAGCTCCCCTCTCGGACCGCTATCTGGTTTCTCCAGCCCATGGATCACAACTTGGCAGCATGCCCCAAGGCTCACTATTTGGCAGCATTCCCCTGGGGTCACTAtatggcacagcacagcactgtccTTAGAACATCACTAAAAATGCAGGCTGATCCATGGGGACTCATTGCTTATACATGACTTAGCAAATAGgactctcttcttttttcataacatttttcCATTGCCCTGTTATTCAAGTGTCTCACAGGCAAGGCCATGCAATGTGGAAGcctctctgttttctgctgtgagCACCTGAAGGAGATAAAGGCGGAGTTGCGGCCAAAGGTCAAAGACCCCAGCCCTTCTTACACGGAGCTCACCCAGCACAAAGCTGGCCAGGCCACCCAACCTCCTGGCAATGCTCTGGTGTGATCACAGCCCCGGAGCACCTCTTCCCTCCACTTCCTTAATCCAGAGCCGTGCAGAAAGGAGCTGAGCGGGGAATCCAGCGCTGGGCTGCGCTTTGCTTTGCAGCCTCGTTCATCAGCAAGTCCCCGCTGCCCTCCAGTGTCCCTGTCCCGCACTGCCAGGGCTCAAGTCCCGGGAGGTATCGCTTCTCCCCGCCTTCAGACGGGCCACTCGAGAGAAACACCGCAGAAATCTCTCCCTTTCTCATCTAGCTTGGTGGCAAAGCAAATGCCCAGCCAGCTCTCTGCACTGACCGCTGTAGCAAGAAACAGCCTTTTGCTTTCAAAGccagagggcagggagaagcagagggcagcgtgttggggtttggtttttggtttttggtttgttgttttttttttgctgtatccACTCTGCCATGTCTGCTTCTTGGTTGTGCCCTATGACACTTCCAGCTTATGATTAACGCCTCTGCTCCCCGTTTCTCCTCTCTGGCACTTCTACACGCACACaccccaccagctccagcatGGCTGAGGATCCCCTGACCAGCTGCAGGATCATGGCATCCCTTCAGGAGAATTTGGGGGTCCAGTTGCTACCTGAGACCTCAGTGTGGTTGCTTAATTTaatgagcagaaagaaaaatctgactgCCAAAAGAGGGGCGTGAGACCTGGGGGCGGGCGACCATCGCCTCGACCTTCCGAAAGCCATGGTTGATCTCTGCCCTGGAAAGACTGGAACTCCAGAGCCGTCAATGCTTTATGGGGGGTAGCAGAGGGTCAAGTCTCGCCGGGAGCGTCCGGGAGCCCCGAGCAGCAGCAACCGCTTCGCTCTCGTCCGTGCAGGGAGCAGCGGGCACCGAGCAGGTGAGAAAAGCCGTTCCGGGATTTGTTTCGGGTGTAGGGGCGGAAGAGCATCAACAGCACCTTTGGTGCTCTGTCCGGCTTTGTGTTGCGCTGGGATCTTTTTGCCGTGGTCGCCGTGgtggggctgcccagagagaggAGCAGTCCCGTAAGATGGGGGAGAGCCTCTGTCCGCACcccagaggagggaaaaggagctggCCTCGACGCTGGACGTGTAAGAGCCTGTTGGCATGATGAGGGCCTCTTGACCTCGACGCAGCCCTAGAGGGAGGTtgtggggggggagaggagggagaactCCGAGGCTCTCCTCCTGCTCGACAGTAGGGATGGCTCCCCAGACATTGGCCGCACAGACCCCGCTCTCTCTCCTGCAGTGAGGCACCACGCCTGTAGTCAGGGCCTGGGTCTGTTCCTGCgtggctgcctgtcctgctgacAGCCCTGGAGTCAGAGCGCGTGTCCCGAGCCGTGGAGGCCTGTgtcccaggcagccccagctccccgtgagcagtgctgtgcagcCTCTGGCCGCTGCTTTACATAGCCAGCTCCGTTTGCCCAGGGTGGCTGCCTGCGAGCCCCCCTCCCGCTGTGCCTGGGCAGGTAGCTGGAGCAGTGATTTGGAGGGAAGAGCTGATCTGTGAGGTCTTTGTGGTTGTGGTGATTTTGGCCTGTGAGGGGCTAGGTGTGGAGAGCTTCCATGCGGGGGGCCTGTCCTGGTGCCTCTCTGTCTGGCCAGTGTTGTGGGTGCTGAGTGTGTCCTCTTGCCTTTGCAgcgggaggtgctggagaagaaagaggaagcaTCCATAGTGTGTTGAAGGAAGCGGGAGGCAAAAGCAAGCGGAGGATCAGAGGAAGCCTGGATGACTGAAGTGGAGGTAAGAGGCTCTCTGGCAAACCGTAACGCTGTTCCTGGGGCTGTGGTCAAACCAGAGCATTGCCAGCACCTTTGATGCTCTGGTCAGCTTTGTGCTGGGTGACcgttgttgttgggtttttggtttgtttttttaatgcgAATTTCCcgcttgcttttttttctaaattatttgaACTTGGCATGAgagtccccagggctggagggactTTAAAGGTCTTCCGGTTCCAACCCCTACAACGGGTAGGGgaacctcccaccagcccagattgctccaagtGCCACCCAACCTGCCCTTCAATGCTTTCAGCATCCATAACTTCTCCAAGAAGCCttttccagggtctcaccaccctcattttTTCCATTAGCTCTCTTCtcaatctctcctcttccaggtTGAAAacattcccccttgtcccatccctctggctcCTTGTCTGGcgtccttcccctgctcccctggAGCCCCATCAGGTCCTATTGGAGGTATCTGAAGGTacttcagggactggaaggtgctctCGAGTCATTAAAGAGAGGAGCCTGAAAGAGAGGCCCATGCCAGcccacagcttcccagctgcCATCGCTGCCCCCTCCCTACTGGCTCTTGCCACCGAATGTCCCCAAAGCTGCCCAGAAGAAAACTCCCCACTGATCCCCGACGCAAGGCCAACGGGTGTTTTTATTCCAGCTCTggtgctccttcctcctctgggCTGATGCCTGCCCACCTGGTGGCAAGGTGGGGGGCACCAACTGCCCCCAGACATTTCAACACTGATGACTCCCGGTGGCGGGGACCAATGGCCAGCTGGCCAACTGCTGTTGAAGTGTTCAGGTGACAGTGGGTGGTATCACCCAGTTCTCCAAGGCCCGACCCCATCACTGACTCCACCCCCTGagtcttttctctttttttcacttcacagaatcccagaatgtttaagttggaagagacctccaagatcatccagtccaacctttgaccaacatcacagtcaactactaaaccatgtccttaaggaccaggcACTTGGGCACTGCAGTTTCCATGGGCTGCACAGACCAGCTGTGGAGATCAGAGCCCCTCTGCTGGGACCTGCTCAGacccctcttccccagcagGGTCTTCTCCtgaacagcactgggtgctggAGTCTCCATGGAGCAAGGCTGGGTAACCCTCTCCTGTTGTCTCCTTGCCCACTGCGCAGCCTACAGGGATGTGGTTCTTTGCAGACCATCCCCACCATCATCTCCTGCCAAGACAAGAGTGTGAAGGTCTTGACCATCCCTTCAGCAAAGACCAGAAGAGTGGGGaacccccaggagctgcctgaggGGAAATCTCAGACCCTCCCAAAGGCTCTCCTGGAAGGCTGCGAAGGCAGAGACGTGGGCTGGATCCCAACGTGTGCCCCTGAGGCCATACGGCTGCCATGGAACTGTGGTGGCTGCCATGGAACTGGAGGGTTCCAGAACACAGGTGCCGGGCCACTACGGTCACAAAGGGCCACCTGTGATGGGCCACCTGTGATGTCACATGGCCAGGACTACAAGAGCCTGAGAATGGGGCCAGAGGATGCCAGTGTGGCTGAGCTGACCTTCGGGATAACTCGGCTCCTTCCTTGACAGATCGTGTGCCTTCTGTGTTCTGTTCATTGCTCCTTTCCTGCCCACTTTTCGTCAGCTTCCCTCCTCTGTCAAAGGTGATTGGGTTTGGACTGCcaggacagaggagagaggaggtcAGGTCAGGATACGATACAAGGAGAGgtctctcccttcccagctcttgtGGCTTTCCCGGCTCTCCAGTGCTGTGGGAAGGATTCATTTCGGCTCCCTCTGCTAACACCACAGGTGAGCAGCAGGTCCTCTGCAGACAAGGTGACACACAAGGTGGTCTTTCCAAAGGGCCTTGAGCACTGCTGTCAGTTGGAGCCCtgtgacagcagggacagcagggccatcagcctgcagctctgcaggcacaCAAGTTCGAATGTGGGCTGGCTGGCCAGGCCAGCAGGGCACAGGATATTTTCCCAAAGGGATTCTCGACCAGACAAGTTCAATGGCAGCCTCTCCTGAGGCTACCTGACTTTCTGTCTTTGAGGTTTGAGCTTGTTTCCCCGGGTGGTCCTCCTGTAAACGACTTGACTTGGGAAAGATGCTTTCATGAACCAGAAAGGCTTCTTCTCTTTACAAATGTAATTTCCCTGCAGTTGCCATTGGAATGGCTCCACAAGGAAACAAGGACAAGCAGCAGAGACCAGGAGTTGGAGCAGGACTCAAGAATATGGGCAATACCTGCTTCCTCAATGCTGTCCTCCAGTGCCTCACCTACACCCCATCTCTGGCAAACTACCTGCTCTCTCGGGAGCACAGCCAGTCCTGTGAGTACTCGTATGAATGTCTCCTTGTCAATCTGTTGGGCACTTCCCAGGGGTTCCCGGGATGTGGAACTGgatgcaggagaaaagcagcccTTCTTTATCAACCCCCTATCAAACCCAGCCTTGGGTTTCTTGGAACACTTTTAGCATAGAAGCCACTTGTCACATCTGTCAGAAGGGCACCTCTTTCTAGCCCTGGGACTTGGTCTCCACTCCTGCAAGTGAAACCTTCTTTGCCCCAGCACAGAAAACTTCTGTCAGTTCAGCATCCTTCTGCAGAAAGGTTCCCAGGCACTTGCCGGGCTTGTTGGGACACTGGCCTCTTGAGAGCAGAGGAGTGGAGGCTGTTCTTACCACTTCAGGATCTCCAGTAGGTTTTCCATTGCTAGGGAGATTTGGCTAACCCAAGAAGCGTCTCTcattcccttcctccctccctctgtccctcttcAGGTGTTCAACCAGGCACCTGTGTGATGTGCAGAGTGCAGGAGCACGTGCGCAAGGTCCTGCATGCCACAGGATCTGCCATCGTGCCTGTGGACGTCATCACTGCTCTTCCAGGTAAGCCCTGTCTGGTGCTTTGTCaggttttcttccctccttgGACTGGAGGAGAGAACTCCCAACTTCTTCTTTCTTAGAAATCGGAGGACGTTTCCGGCTCGGCGCGCAGGAGGACGCCCACGAGTTCTTGCGCTGTACTCTGGACGCCATGCAGAGAGTTTGTCTGTGTGACGGCAGCTTGGACACGTCGTGTCAGCAGACCGTCATCCATCAGATATTTGGGAGCTTTCTGAGATCCAGAGGTACTTTTCCGCAACTCTGGCTCTCCCTGGAACTGGCTGTGCCCTTCTCTCTGCCTGTGGgaagcagctgtgtgtgtgactgGCACAGGAGGGATGAGCAGCGTAAGCGGCACATTCGGTTGCCTTCCCCTCTCGCTGAGCTTTCCAACTTCCCTTGCAGTCTGGTGCTCGAGCTGCCAAGTGGTTTCTGATGCCTACGAGCCCTTCCTGGATGTCCTCCTGGATATAAAAGTAAGAGGGTTTGTAATGGTGCTTCAGGATGCCCCAAGGCGCCTGTAGCTTTCCAGAGCTGAAGGGGTTGGTTTCAAAACATCTCCTGGGAACACACGAGAGCTTGGTGGTGGGTGGCAAGTGGAAGGGACCGTGTCCTACTGCGTTGGCCGTGGCAGCGGTCACCCTGTAGGTGATGGCTTTAAGGTAGACAAGGACACCTGGTCCTCTCTGCACCCTTTACAtgctctcctgcttccccttcccccacTCTCTGCTCCCATCTGGCTCCTGGGCTGATGACTTGGGTTGTTGTCATTCTTGATGACCCTGCAGCCCACCTGGAGCTGAACGGAGCAGTGCCACAGAGAGGCAGCTCCTGTTGGCCTTGGGAATCCCCGGGGAATGAGGGAAGTGTTCAGCAGAAAGCCCTCTTTAAGGCTGCCTCTTTCTGGGCACTGCTTGCGGGTTCCCCGGGGGtctcctcagccccagccaCCTGGGTGGTCACGCCAGCTCCTGGTGGGGAGTCTGGGGGAGAGCATTTCCCTCAGCTCAGggctctcctttctcacttctcCAGGCAGCCGCATCTCTTTCTGAAGCTCTTGATAAATTTGTGAAACCTGAGCTGCTGGATGCCAGAAGCGGCTTTAGATGTCGCCAGTAAGATGATTCCTAACAAACATCTTCATGTTAGATCCTGCCTTGGGGTTTGGTGTGGTTTAGAGTGTCAGGGAGGCTTTGGTGGAGGGGAGCTGCACAGTGACGGGacacagctttcttgtagtccaGCCTTCTGACTGTTCTTCAATGAGACTAAGGGTGTGGGAGATGGGAGAGCTCGCCTGGCTTTCTTGGGGATAGAGAAGAGGGGGCATTGCAAGGGTCCATTGCAGCACTTGGCTCTCTGCTTgccttccagctgtggccagATGACTGCTGCCTCCAAGAGGCTGACGATTCACTGGGCGCCCAAGGTTCTCACAGTGGGACTCAAGAGGTTTGAGAATGTCTCCGGTGGGAAGATCAGCAAGGTAAGTTGGCAACTGGAGGGAAACATTCCCTtcctggagcaggaggtttCCCCAGGCAGTGCGCTCTCTCACGGGTTGTTCATGGTGGGtttttcctgctcccttccttggagaggagaggagagttCCCAAGGGAAGAAAAGTGTGTGCTCTGCCctgacagagctgctctgccccagaaCAGTTTCCTGCCGCCCAAACCAGAACATGGAGCTGTAGTGCTGaccagctccagagctggatttCCACACACCTGGCTCCTGGTCTTGGCAGGCTGTGTCATCAAGGAATTTGGAATCATTTCTGAGCCCTCTCGCTCTCTCCATAGGTTGTGAAGTATCCCAAGGTCTTGGATCTTGGGCCATACACGACAGCGGGAGAAGCGCAGCGCTACTCCTTGTACGCTGTGCTGGTGCACAAAGGAGAGAGCTGTCACTCGGGACACTATTTCTGCTACATCAAGGTAAAGAGCAACTTCCTTCCTCAGCAGGGGGAATTGTGTCCTGGGGAAGACCAGCTTTCCTGGCAGTGTTCCTGGCAGCCAGAGGTTTGGGGGAGAAGGTCTCCTGAGGGCTGGAGGGGATTGGTTTTGGAGTGCTCTTGGTTCTGTAGTGTCCTGCCTGTGTTCTGGTGGAGAAAGCAGGCAGCTCATCTCCCTCTGATGCCCTTTTTGCAGGCCAGCGATGGGCTGTGGTACAAGATGGATGACTCATCTGTGACTCCTTGTGACGttgacacagctctgcagcaagaaGCCTATTTACTGTTTTATGTCAGGTTAGAACTAGCGTAAAAATGGCTTCAGAACGTGTTCCCTCTTCCAGCTTTGGCTCTTTGTCTTCTCATCCTCCTGAGTGTTCTTCTTTCTGTCAGAGGAGACATTTTCTCCACAAAGTGCCATGGAGTGCTCTCAAAGCTGAACGACCCCATGCCAATCCTTGTCTTTCCTTGCTGGGCTTcaggctgctgcccagctgcaaATGTCTCCTGAGGAGGCCATAGAGGGTATAAAGAGGAGGtcttgctgcagcaggagccccgttcccccagccccacacagaggagctgctgctcgCTGGGAGGAGTGGCAACCTGCGAGGGGCTGTGCTTACGGTGTCTTTCGTGCCCCCCGCTCCAGGTGTTTCCCTAAAGACTGGGGTCTTTAGCCTCTTCTTATGCTCCTGTGAGGCTGACCAGAGAATAAGGGTGAGCGTGTAAGCAGAGCAAGAGACAGGATCTTAGTGCTTGGAGGGTcgaaatggaaaaattattacTTAGACACGAGGGTCAGCATTTATCTTGGCTGTAGCCTTGGTCTCCCTTGGGCTTTTTTtatctgtcctggtttgagaggagcaggagaaaaaggtgcCTGGGACATGGCCAGCAATTGTCAGGCTGCTGATGTGACAGTGAGAATGGGGACACACAGCTGTGCCCCTGGGGTGGAGAGGATGgttcaggtgacccaaatggactAATGAGTATTCCTtgccatggtgctcagtataaaatggctcctaAGAGAGCCTGGTGGTAGAATTTCTGGGTTGGGCCCTGTTTGCTACTGAGCTGCATGTGGTGGTGGTCCTGCTGCTTGTTTCCTtagtggaggaggaaagaattcATGGACGCAGATTGTCATCTGCCTCGTTTAGTAGGTCCAGATTGGTTGCTGTAAGGGTCTCAGGGCTTGTCACTTGGACCCTGGGCTTGGGCAGccctgtctgctgctgagtccagtgtGGGACAATTGTGGTTGAGCCAGAAGTAGCAACTAAGGAGGCAGAGTTCCTTATTTATCTCTGTTGGATAGCATTGTATATCTCATTTATAGCAAGGGCTGTTTGTAGTTCAAAGGACGTCTTGAAATACCATAGATGTAAAATGTACTTTCTGAAGCCATTTTAAGTTCTGAAAGATTAGAGAAGTTCCTTTCACACATGACTGTTGTCCATTACATCTGAacatatttcaaagcaaagtaAGTCGCTTCTTTAACCTGTTTTGAGAAATACCAGCatgagcctccatccccaggagatttactgccccgtgcagagcccgtcccagacatctccctgcccccacacagctcccttggccccacgggctctccccgcaggctgtgcagccttggagccagcagcagcactgccacccccatgcccaccccccatggcctctcctccttccccaggactgagcagaggtCCCCGAGCCAGCTCCACCTGgcctgggtggaggatgaggCGGAAGAGATCAGTCTCCCCGTCCCAGACACGatggcccagcagctggagacaggtgagtgagcggtttgtggctgctttgctgtgctcctgcacggcaggggctgctgggcacatccccggCCTGTTCCGTGCCAGTTCCCCCTTTGGGTCCCcccgcccagggctggctctgtcctcgggagctggcacgCAGCTGggtctctcctgccagcaccatcaGCTCACCCtgctcccttgctttgttaaagATTCCTGGTATtcagctggggagaaggaagagggccaGGAGATGGTTGAGGATGCTCCAGAAGACttaggagaggtacctacagagactgccacctgccttgtgcctgctccacctGCCCCCATGCTCAAAGAtgccttcccagacagctgccctaaaaaaaaaaaaccaaccaaaaaaaaaaaaaagacagcagagtCCTGTGAGTACGAGGGATCAACAAAGGAGCCCCATaatcttctcttgttgcaggacCAGGATCTGGAGTGGCTGAGAGATGTGATAGTCAACCTGTCACCCTCTGTCCTCATgagcctgcaggatgtctcgcaggtctggcatttccagagcaggtcccAGTTTCCCCCGTGCAAacccccagggaggtttctcccccaaagccctctgcaccctgaggggtacagaggcatagaaaggagcagaggctgcagtgggaaggggctctggccacctcctggccatggcagagtggtgtggggattcttccctgaggctgggagggaccccagggacatgaaggcagagccaggctttgctgctgttcccaggaaacTGTGGCAAATGATCCCTGGATAAGGAGGCTCAGGTCCAGACAAGCTCCAGTGCCCCTGACACCCCTTCCCACTGTCCTGGATACTCTGTGGGTATCTCTGGTCCCAGTCCTCGTGTTGGCACCTCCACTTCGTGGACTGAAAGGACAATGGGCAAAATCCTCCAGCTGCCActagagagggagggaggggaggcagctggctcaagctctgtgctgcctcattgggcctgctgggagggacccctgcGTGTGGCATCTGTGAGGGGATGGTTGCAgtccagtggcagcaccatcctcccctctgttccctgcaggcagaaaaaatctTGAGGTGCGTCCACAGAAACGTGGAGCACGTGCGCACGGAACCATCGCGGTTCGTCCTGAGATCCgtgcttgggctgctgagcGAGTGCTGCCCCGAGGAAACCGTTCAGACCCTGCTGATgatcagtccctcctgtgacaagtatgagccccaagagccctggggacttgctccatagcccaggcacagcacagtggccaaggcagccctgctaacagagtgttctggcttgcagtgctgcgctggccatgtgggagatgctgctgtccctgcccagcacttctgtgacaGTTCTTGACCGGCTGCTCAGcgtgatccagggctggagagcaaagtgTGCTATCCCATCGgtgagtgaccagagcaggtCTTGCTCCCCTTCAAGGCTGTTCCTGGCTTcccagga
This genomic window contains:
- the LOC139801046 gene encoding uncharacterized protein — protein: MAPQGNKDKQQRPGVGAGLKNMGNTCFLNAVLQCLTYTPSLANYLLSREHSQSCVQPGTCVMCRVQEHVRKVLHATGSAIVPVDVITALPEIGGRFRLGAQEDAHEFLRCTLDAMQRVCLCDGSLDTSCQQTVIHQIFGSFLRSRVWCSSCQVVSDAYEPFLDVLLDIKAAASLSEALDKFVKPELLDARSGFRCRHCGQMTAASKRLTIHWAPKVLTVGLKRFENVSGGKISKVVKYPKVLDLGPYTTAGEAQRYSLYAVLVHKGESCHSGHYFCYIKASDGLWYKMDDSSVTPCDVDTALQQEAYLLFYVRTEQRSPSQLHLAWVEDEAEEISLPVPDTMAQQLETDSWYSAGEKEEGQEMVEDAPEDLGEDQDLEWLRDVIVNLSPSVLMSLQDVSQAEKILRCVHRNVEHVRTEPSRFVLRSVLGLLSECCPEETVQTLLMISPSCDNAALAMWEMLLSLPSTSVTVLDRLLSVIQGWRAKCAIPSARQVLSRLSQRPRCQGILELLFPRLLMGLIYKVSLGTVILGQEPPQADEASPLGVAVEGVKALLDAAGFQGHVQNIQKEGGWDMMLDVDTLERGVSLLAREMRKSPAKQRYLLFQHVKEILDQRREWQLNFAMTFYTELLGCQGLGKDLSDVRLLRSYLSHGNQTVRLLALGGLVALSGDPQMAREMRDSSVLDRILMCLKDPSTNIRMGALQLFQTMMRLLKRKEASPVALLLVEKLPALFGDESGQVQELSLSLFGEMMKAVASRERGEMKKTIRRVMVSLFLHMYTESRSMAEASGKGLLICAKFLGWRNLKRAIKKKKTWLIGETLLKQDRSRVGDYVRFSLPYLRDSRASVRAEAMRFMGTAAQLLGRNPPKETLEVLWNVVKPFDKDPDASVRSQAGETLHILQTVTELQRQRWSLRRLCFWR